In Ascaphus truei isolate aAscTru1 chromosome 5, aAscTru1.hap1, whole genome shotgun sequence, one genomic interval encodes:
- the CNNM3 gene encoding metal transporter CNNM3 isoform X2, producing MVDAAVGLLLLAGFGAAVWTGEVGDEAQVLGLRLEEPTGPGVSMRGGVIRARPGSSFRLRLYGSGLRNDTWPWVTIGAPRGHTCSDLVSPLELLEDFRVCGEHSGLVTVRALPGERGQGGRMYSLCTRKGGSWAPYPGGDTLLTVLEGEAEEESPWQGGEQQCALRPISSRDQGSPTSALDVGVQQALAPWLLALLVALLLVLSGLVRGLQLSTLALEPPELGLLRDWGSPSERQGAARLDPLRTRWGGYTLVSMLALCCLASSAVAVLLHHALGSVPVAIFSAAGLLLLAGEVLPAAVCSRWGPWLAPKSLWLTHCLLLLAGPLSFPLSWLLEAAFRQDPSCCRLRLRVLEMARCGDPYNELVRDEFSKGALRARTVEDILTPVGDCFMLPSDAVLDFNTMSSIMESGYTRIPVYENERSNIVDILYVKDLAFVDPDDSTTLSTITRFYSHPVHFVFSDTKLDAVLEEFKKGKSHLAIVQKVNNEGEGDPFYEVMGLVTLEDVIEEIIKSEILDESEDYKQKVKKKRPPVQPPLVPRGEEDLSFFRASDMEQKIKISPQLLLATQRFLCQEVDLFSNSRVSEKVLLHLLKLPGVTQEVKFDDSNRLSPEHFLYLRSQPVDYFILILQGRVQVEIGKEGLRFENGAFTYYGVAVLSACLSGHQSPSTSRHVNGRGQSDPTEPVSYCPDYTVRALSDLQIVKVSRLQYLNALRASHTHNPQSTDSIELKILPTNQTKLLNDRNTGSALLINTSVSGTIESFS from the exons ATGGTGGACGCGGCGGTGGGGCTGCTGCTGTTGGCGGGGTTCGGGGCGGCGGTGTGGACAGGAGAGGTCGGAGATGAAGCCCAGGTGCTGGGGCTGAGGCTGGAGGAGCCCACGGGACCAGGCGTGTCAATGAGAGGCGGGGTTATCAGGGCCCGGCCGGGCTCCTCCTTTCGCCTCCGGCTGTATGGCTCAGGATTGCGCAACGACACCTGGCCCTGGGTCACCATTGGGGCTCCCAGGGGCCACACGTGCTCGGACCTGGTGTCGCCCCTAGAGCTGCTGGAGGACTTCCGGGTATGCGGGGAGCACTCGGGCCTTGTCACTGTGCGGGCCCTgcccggggagagggggcaaggggggcgcATGTACTCTCTGTGTACTCGAAAAGGGGGGAGCTGGGCCCCATACCCCGGTGGGGACACTCTGCTCACCGTGCTGGAGGGAGAGGCTGAGGAGGAGTCGCCctggcaggggggagagcagcagtgTGCCCTGAGGCCTATCAGTTCCAGAGATCAGGGGTCCCCTACATCAGCCTTGGATGTCGGGGTGCAGCAGGCCCTGGCACCCTGGCTTCTGGCTCTCCTAGTAGCTCTGCTCCTGGTTCTCTCAGGCCTGGTCCGGGGGCTGCAGCTCAGCACCCTCGCTCTGGAGCCCCCGGAGCTTGGCCTTTTGCGGGACTGGGGGTCCCCTTCTGAGAGACAGGGGGCTGCCCGCCTAGATCCCCTCCGAACCCGCTGGGGGGGTTACACCCTGGTCTCCATGCTGGCCCTCTGTTGCTTAGCCAGCTCTGCTGTGGCTGTCCTACTGCACCATGCCCTGGGGTCAGTGCCCGTCGCCATCTTTTCCGCCGCCGGGCTACTCCTCCTGGCTGGGGAGGTCCTGCCGGCTGCTGTCTGCTCCCGCTGGGGGCCCTGGCTGGCCCCCAAGAGCCTGTGGCTCACccattgcttgctgctgctggCTGGTCCCCTGTCCTTCCCTCTGTCGTGGCTCCTGGAGGCAGCCTTCAGACAAGACCCCAGCTGCTGCCGACTGAGGCTGCGGGTGCTGGAGATGGCACGGTGCGGGGACCCCTACAACGAGCTGGTGAGGGACGAGTTCAGCAAGGGGGCCCTGAGGGCCCGGACGGTGGAGGACATCTTGACTCCTGTGGGCGACTGCTTCATGCTGCCTAGTGACGCTGTGCTGGACTTCAACACCATGTCCAGCATTATGGAGAGTGGCTACACCCGCATTCCCGTCTATGAGAACGAGAGGTCCAACATCGTGGACATCCTGTATGTCAAGGACCTGGCTTTCGTGGACCCGGATGACAGTACCACCCTGAGCACCATCACTCGCTTCTACAGCCACCCTGTGCACTTTGTGTTCAGCGACACCAAGCTGGACGCCGTTCTGGAGGAGTTCAAGAAGG GTAAGTCCCACCTCGCCATCGTTCAGAAGGTGAATAACGAGGGAGAGGGCGATCCGTTCTATGAGGTGATGGGACTGGTGACTCTGGAGGACGTCATCGAGGAGATAATTAAATCCGAGATCTTGGATGAGTCTGAAGATTACA AGCAGAAGGTGAAGAAGAAGCGCCCCCCTGTGCAGCCCCCCTTGGTTCCCCGTGGGGAGGAAGATCTGTCCTTTTTCAGAGCAAGTGACATGGAGCAGAAGATCAAGATCTCCCCCCAGCTCCTTCTGGCAACACAGCGCTTCTTGTGCCAGG AGGTGGACCTGTTCAGCAACTCCCGCGTTTCTGAGAAGGTTCTCCTGCATCTGCTGAAGCTCCCGGGAGTCACCCAGGAGGTGAAGTTTGATGACAGCAATCGACTCTCCCCGGAACACTTCTTGTACCTGCGCAGCCAGCCTGTGGACTACTTCATCCTCATCCTGCAG GGCCGGGTGCAGGTAGAGATCGGGAAGGAAGGGCTAAGGTTTGAAAATGGAGCTTTCACCTACTACGGTGTTGCAGTcctgagtgcctgcctgtcag GTCACCAGTCTCCTTCCACCAGCCGTCATGTGAACGGACGTGGGCAGAGTGACCCCACAGAGCCTGTTTCCTACTGTCCAGACTACACTGTGCGAGCTCTATCTGACCTGCAGATCGTCAAG GTCTCCAGGCTGCAGTATCTGAATGCGCTCCGGGCCTCCCACACTCATAACCCACAGTCCACAGACAGCATAGAGCTGAAgatcctacccaccaaccaaacCAAGCTACTGAACGACAGGAACACAGGCTCAG CTCTTCTAATCAACACTTCAGTAAGTGGCACAATTGAGAGTTTCAGCTAA
- the CNNM4 gene encoding metal transporter CNNM4 encodes MRALWRGRGRDVAERLWPRRTFRLMMAAPGASLGGRRRHCRPLVSLLPVLLLLPALCAAQTEPRPESPLILGIRLEGSDRPTGLSPAGELEVTEGSRLQLRLYGLHLRADSGQLLTFTEASSAGLDNRSCLEDTRDLLLDSAGLNVSGEAEGTAALLRLEVLPLRKSQRSRLYALCTRRGLGLPWRLHPGPDGLLRVLEEEKPFLPVWVQACVIAVLLGLSGIFSGLNLGLMALDPMELRVVQRCGSERERRYAKKIEPVRRKGNYLLCSLLLGNVLVNTTLTALLDGLTGSGLGAVLASTGGIVVLGEILPQALCSRHGLAVGANTLWLTRIFMVLTFPVAYPVSRLLDCALGQEIGTVYNREKLLEMLKITEPYSGLVREELNMIQGALELRIKTVEDVMTRVGDCFMLRNDAVLDFNTMSSIMESGYTRIPVFENERSNIVDILYVKDLAFVDPDDSTTLSTITRFYSHPVHFVFSDTKLDAVLEEFKKGKSHLAIVQKVNNEGEGDPFYEVMGLVTLEDVIEEIIKSEILDESDLYTDNRSRKRVSRRQDKKDFSVFKDPEHELRVKISPQLLLAAHRFLSTEVPLFAPVLVSEKTLLRLLKYRDVVQELHFNDDDDKKAPEHFLYQHNKLADYFILILQGKVEVEAGKENMKFQSGAFSYYGVMAMSGPVAPELRSPSHMGSLKRSTTRSNHERSDSISSTVSGSTSIQAQYMADFSVRALSDLQYVKITREQYQGALLSSRLDSSPQSPEGGVPKPDSTPSERSEAQEDETTSLLNQRNSQHSLHENAV; translated from the exons ATGAGAGCTCTGTggagggggcgtggccgtgacgtcgcAGAGCGGCTCTGGCCGCGGCGGACTTTCAGGCTGATGATGGCAGCGCCGGGTGCCAGCTTGGGTGGCCGCCGCCGCCACTGCAGACCGTTGGTTTCCCTTCTCcctgtcctcctcctccttcctgcgCTGTGCGCCGCGCAGACCGAACCCCGCCCCGAGTCCCCGCTCATTCTAGGGATCCGGCTGGAGGGAAGCGACCGCCCCACTGGGCTCTCCCCCGCCGGCGAGCTGGAGGTGACGGAGGGCAGCCGGCTCCAGCTGCGTCTCTACGGCCTCCACCTCCGCGCCGACAGCGGACAGCTACTCACCTTCACCGAGGCCTCGTCCGCCGGCCTGGACAACCGCAGCTGCCTGGAGGACACCCGCGACCTTCTCCTCGACTCGGCCGGACTGAACGTCAGCGGGGAAGCCGAGGGCACCGCGGCCCTGCTCCGCCTGGAGGTGCTACCGTTGCGCAAGAGCCAGAGATCCCGGTTATACGCTCTGTGCACCCGCCGGGGACTTGGTCTGCCCTGGAGGCTGCACCCGGGTCCTGACGGGCTGCTGCGGGTGCTGGAGGAGGAGAAGCCGTTCCTGCCGGTGTGGGTGCAGGCCTGTGTGATCGCCGTGTTGCTCGGGCTCTCGGGCATCTTCAGCGGTCTCAACCTGGGCCTGATGGCGCTGGATCCCATGGAGCTGCGGGTAGTGCAGCGCTGCGGCTCGGAGCGGGAGAGGCGCTACGCCAAGAAGATCGAGCCGGTGCGGCGCAAGGGAAACTACCTGCTGTGCTCGCTGCTGCTGGGGAACGTGCTAGTGAACACCACGCTGACCGCCCTGCTGGACGGGTTGACCGGTTCCGGGCTCGGGGCGGTGTTGGCTTCCACTGGGGGCatcgtggtgctgggggagatcttGCCCCAGGCGCTGTGCTCCAGGCACGGGTTGGCGGTGGGGGCTAACACGCTGTGGTTGACCCGGATCTTCATGGTGCTCACCTTCCCCGTGGCCTATCCGGTGAGCCGGCTGCTGGACTGTGCCCTGGGCCAGGAGATCGGCACTGTGTACAACCGGGAGAAGCTTCTGGAGATGCTCaag ATTACAGAGCCATATAGCGGCCTGGTGCGTGAGGAGCTTAACATGATCCAGGGCGCCCTGGAGCTGCGCATCAAGACGGTGGAGGACGTGATGACACGGGTGGGTGACTGCTTTATGCTGCGCAATGATGCTGTGCTCGACTTCAACACCATGTCCAGCATTATGGAGAGCGGCTACACCCGCATTCCTGTCTTCGAGAACGAGAGGTCCAACATTGTGGACATCCTGTACGTTAAGGACCTGGCCTTCGTGGACCCGGATGACAGCACCACCCTGAGCACCATCACTCGCTTCTACAGCCACCCTGTGCACTTTGTGTTCAGCGACACCAAGCTGGACGCCGTGCTGGAGGAGTTCAAGAAGG GTAAGTCCCACCTCGCCATCGTTCAGAAGGTGAACAACGAGGGAGAGGGTGACCCGTTCTACGAGGTGATGGGACTGGTGACCCTGGAGGATGTAATTGAAGAGATCATTAAATCCGAAATCCTGGACGAATCTGACTTGTACA CTGATAACCGCAGCAGGAAACGTGTGAGTCGTCGCCAGGACAAGAAAGATTTCTCAGTCTTCAAGGACCCCGAGCACGAACTGAGGGTCAAAATCTCCCCGCAGCTGCTACTTGCTGCTCACCGCTTCCTGTCCACAG AGGTGCCCCTCTTTGCTCCTGTGCTGGTCTCCGAGAAGACCCTCCTACGCCTCCTGAAGTATCGGGATGTGGTGCAGGAGCTACActttaatgatgatgatgataagaaGGCACCCGAGCACTTCCTGTACCAGCACAACAAGCTAGCTGACTACTTCATCCTTATCCTGCAG GGGAAGGTGGAAGTGGAGGCCGGAAAAGAGAACATGAAGTTTCAGTCCGGAGCCTTCTCCTATTATGGTGTCATGGCTATGAGCGGCCCTGTGGCTCCAG agctccgctccccctctcacaTGGGCAGCCTCAAACGCTCAACCACCCGCAGTAACCATGAGCGCTCGGACTCCATCTCCTCTACCGTCAGCGGCAGCACCAGTATTCAAGCCCAGTACATGGCGGACTTCAGCGTACGAGCGCTGAGCGACCTGCAGTATGTAAAG ATCACCCGGGAGCAGTATCAGGGAGCCCTCTTGTCTTCTCGGTTGGACAGTAGCCCCCAGTCCCCCGAAGGAGGGGTCCCCAAACCGGACAGCACCCCGTCAGAGCGCAGCGAAGCTCAGGAGGACGAGACCACGAGTCTCCTGAACCAGAGAAACTCCCAGCACAGTTTGCACGAAAACGCAGTGTGA
- the CNNM3 gene encoding metal transporter CNNM3 isoform X3, translated as MVDAAVGLLLLAGFGAAVWTGEVGDEAQVLGLRLEEPTGPGVSMRGGVIRARPGSSFRLRLYGSGLRNDTWPWVTIGAPRGHTCSDLVSPLELLEDFRVCGEHSGLVTVRALPGERGQGGRMYSLCTRKGGSWAPYPGGDTLLTVLEGEAEEESPWQGGEQQCALRPISSRDQGSPTSALDVGVQQALAPWLLALLVALLLVLSGLVRGLQLSTLALEPPELGLLRDWGSPSERQGAARLDPLRTRWGGYTLVSMLALCCLASSAVAVLLHHALGSVPVAIFSAAGLLLLAGEVLPAAVCSRWGPWLAPKSLWLTHCLLLLAGPLSFPLSWLLEAAFRQDPSCCRLRLRVLEMARCGDPYNELVRDEFSKGALRARTVEDILTPVGDCFMLPSDAVLDFNTMSSIMESGYTRIPVYENERSNIVDILYVKDLAFVDPDDSTTLSTITRFYSHPVHFVFSDTKLDAVLEEFKKGKSHLAIVQKVNNEGEGDPFYEVMGLVTLEDVIEEIIKSEILDESEDYKQKVKKKRPPVQPPLVPRGEEDLSFFRASDMEQKIKISPQLLLATQRFLCQEVDLFSNSRVSEKVLLHLLKLPGVTQEVKFDDSNRLSPEHFLYLRSQPVDYFILILQGRVQVEIGKEGLRFENGAFTYYGVAVLSACLSGHQSPSTSRHVNGRGQSDPTEPVSYCPDYTVRALSDLQIVK; from the exons ATGGTGGACGCGGCGGTGGGGCTGCTGCTGTTGGCGGGGTTCGGGGCGGCGGTGTGGACAGGAGAGGTCGGAGATGAAGCCCAGGTGCTGGGGCTGAGGCTGGAGGAGCCCACGGGACCAGGCGTGTCAATGAGAGGCGGGGTTATCAGGGCCCGGCCGGGCTCCTCCTTTCGCCTCCGGCTGTATGGCTCAGGATTGCGCAACGACACCTGGCCCTGGGTCACCATTGGGGCTCCCAGGGGCCACACGTGCTCGGACCTGGTGTCGCCCCTAGAGCTGCTGGAGGACTTCCGGGTATGCGGGGAGCACTCGGGCCTTGTCACTGTGCGGGCCCTgcccggggagagggggcaaggggggcgcATGTACTCTCTGTGTACTCGAAAAGGGGGGAGCTGGGCCCCATACCCCGGTGGGGACACTCTGCTCACCGTGCTGGAGGGAGAGGCTGAGGAGGAGTCGCCctggcaggggggagagcagcagtgTGCCCTGAGGCCTATCAGTTCCAGAGATCAGGGGTCCCCTACATCAGCCTTGGATGTCGGGGTGCAGCAGGCCCTGGCACCCTGGCTTCTGGCTCTCCTAGTAGCTCTGCTCCTGGTTCTCTCAGGCCTGGTCCGGGGGCTGCAGCTCAGCACCCTCGCTCTGGAGCCCCCGGAGCTTGGCCTTTTGCGGGACTGGGGGTCCCCTTCTGAGAGACAGGGGGCTGCCCGCCTAGATCCCCTCCGAACCCGCTGGGGGGGTTACACCCTGGTCTCCATGCTGGCCCTCTGTTGCTTAGCCAGCTCTGCTGTGGCTGTCCTACTGCACCATGCCCTGGGGTCAGTGCCCGTCGCCATCTTTTCCGCCGCCGGGCTACTCCTCCTGGCTGGGGAGGTCCTGCCGGCTGCTGTCTGCTCCCGCTGGGGGCCCTGGCTGGCCCCCAAGAGCCTGTGGCTCACccattgcttgctgctgctggCTGGTCCCCTGTCCTTCCCTCTGTCGTGGCTCCTGGAGGCAGCCTTCAGACAAGACCCCAGCTGCTGCCGACTGAGGCTGCGGGTGCTGGAGATGGCACGGTGCGGGGACCCCTACAACGAGCTGGTGAGGGACGAGTTCAGCAAGGGGGCCCTGAGGGCCCGGACGGTGGAGGACATCTTGACTCCTGTGGGCGACTGCTTCATGCTGCCTAGTGACGCTGTGCTGGACTTCAACACCATGTCCAGCATTATGGAGAGTGGCTACACCCGCATTCCCGTCTATGAGAACGAGAGGTCCAACATCGTGGACATCCTGTATGTCAAGGACCTGGCTTTCGTGGACCCGGATGACAGTACCACCCTGAGCACCATCACTCGCTTCTACAGCCACCCTGTGCACTTTGTGTTCAGCGACACCAAGCTGGACGCCGTTCTGGAGGAGTTCAAGAAGG GTAAGTCCCACCTCGCCATCGTTCAGAAGGTGAATAACGAGGGAGAGGGCGATCCGTTCTATGAGGTGATGGGACTGGTGACTCTGGAGGACGTCATCGAGGAGATAATTAAATCCGAGATCTTGGATGAGTCTGAAGATTACA AGCAGAAGGTGAAGAAGAAGCGCCCCCCTGTGCAGCCCCCCTTGGTTCCCCGTGGGGAGGAAGATCTGTCCTTTTTCAGAGCAAGTGACATGGAGCAGAAGATCAAGATCTCCCCCCAGCTCCTTCTGGCAACACAGCGCTTCTTGTGCCAGG AGGTGGACCTGTTCAGCAACTCCCGCGTTTCTGAGAAGGTTCTCCTGCATCTGCTGAAGCTCCCGGGAGTCACCCAGGAGGTGAAGTTTGATGACAGCAATCGACTCTCCCCGGAACACTTCTTGTACCTGCGCAGCCAGCCTGTGGACTACTTCATCCTCATCCTGCAG GGCCGGGTGCAGGTAGAGATCGGGAAGGAAGGGCTAAGGTTTGAAAATGGAGCTTTCACCTACTACGGTGTTGCAGTcctgagtgcctgcctgtcag GTCACCAGTCTCCTTCCACCAGCCGTCATGTGAACGGACGTGGGCAGAGTGACCCCACAGAGCCTGTTTCCTACTGTCCAGACTACACTGTGCGAGCTCTATCTGACCTGCAGATCGTCAAG TGA
- the CNNM3 gene encoding metal transporter CNNM3 isoform X1: MVDAAVGLLLLAGFGAAVWTGEVGDEAQVLGLRLEEPTGPGVSMRGGVIRARPGSSFRLRLYGSGLRNDTWPWVTIGAPRGHTCSDLVSPLELLEDFRVCGEHSGLVTVRALPGERGQGGRMYSLCTRKGGSWAPYPGGDTLLTVLEGEAEEESPWQGGEQQCALRPISSRDQGSPTSALDVGVQQALAPWLLALLVALLLVLSGLVRGLQLSTLALEPPELGLLRDWGSPSERQGAARLDPLRTRWGGYTLVSMLALCCLASSAVAVLLHHALGSVPVAIFSAAGLLLLAGEVLPAAVCSRWGPWLAPKSLWLTHCLLLLAGPLSFPLSWLLEAAFRQDPSCCRLRLRVLEMARCGDPYNELVRDEFSKGALRARTVEDILTPVGDCFMLPSDAVLDFNTMSSIMESGYTRIPVYENERSNIVDILYVKDLAFVDPDDSTTLSTITRFYSHPVHFVFSDTKLDAVLEEFKKGKSHLAIVQKVNNEGEGDPFYEVMGLVTLEDVIEEIIKSEILDESEDYKQKVKKKRPPVQPPLVPRGEEDLSFFRASDMEQKIKISPQLLLATQRFLCQEVDLFSNSRVSEKVLLHLLKLPGVTQEVKFDDSNRLSPEHFLYLRSQPVDYFILILQGRVQVEIGKEGLRFENGAFTYYGVAVLSACLSGHQSPSTSRHVNGRGQSDPTEPVSYCPDYTVRALSDLQIVKVSRLQYLNALRASHTHNPQSTDSIELKILPTNQTKLLNDRNTGSVTTTMQKTDPEEQNPGT; encoded by the exons ATGGTGGACGCGGCGGTGGGGCTGCTGCTGTTGGCGGGGTTCGGGGCGGCGGTGTGGACAGGAGAGGTCGGAGATGAAGCCCAGGTGCTGGGGCTGAGGCTGGAGGAGCCCACGGGACCAGGCGTGTCAATGAGAGGCGGGGTTATCAGGGCCCGGCCGGGCTCCTCCTTTCGCCTCCGGCTGTATGGCTCAGGATTGCGCAACGACACCTGGCCCTGGGTCACCATTGGGGCTCCCAGGGGCCACACGTGCTCGGACCTGGTGTCGCCCCTAGAGCTGCTGGAGGACTTCCGGGTATGCGGGGAGCACTCGGGCCTTGTCACTGTGCGGGCCCTgcccggggagagggggcaaggggggcgcATGTACTCTCTGTGTACTCGAAAAGGGGGGAGCTGGGCCCCATACCCCGGTGGGGACACTCTGCTCACCGTGCTGGAGGGAGAGGCTGAGGAGGAGTCGCCctggcaggggggagagcagcagtgTGCCCTGAGGCCTATCAGTTCCAGAGATCAGGGGTCCCCTACATCAGCCTTGGATGTCGGGGTGCAGCAGGCCCTGGCACCCTGGCTTCTGGCTCTCCTAGTAGCTCTGCTCCTGGTTCTCTCAGGCCTGGTCCGGGGGCTGCAGCTCAGCACCCTCGCTCTGGAGCCCCCGGAGCTTGGCCTTTTGCGGGACTGGGGGTCCCCTTCTGAGAGACAGGGGGCTGCCCGCCTAGATCCCCTCCGAACCCGCTGGGGGGGTTACACCCTGGTCTCCATGCTGGCCCTCTGTTGCTTAGCCAGCTCTGCTGTGGCTGTCCTACTGCACCATGCCCTGGGGTCAGTGCCCGTCGCCATCTTTTCCGCCGCCGGGCTACTCCTCCTGGCTGGGGAGGTCCTGCCGGCTGCTGTCTGCTCCCGCTGGGGGCCCTGGCTGGCCCCCAAGAGCCTGTGGCTCACccattgcttgctgctgctggCTGGTCCCCTGTCCTTCCCTCTGTCGTGGCTCCTGGAGGCAGCCTTCAGACAAGACCCCAGCTGCTGCCGACTGAGGCTGCGGGTGCTGGAGATGGCACGGTGCGGGGACCCCTACAACGAGCTGGTGAGGGACGAGTTCAGCAAGGGGGCCCTGAGGGCCCGGACGGTGGAGGACATCTTGACTCCTGTGGGCGACTGCTTCATGCTGCCTAGTGACGCTGTGCTGGACTTCAACACCATGTCCAGCATTATGGAGAGTGGCTACACCCGCATTCCCGTCTATGAGAACGAGAGGTCCAACATCGTGGACATCCTGTATGTCAAGGACCTGGCTTTCGTGGACCCGGATGACAGTACCACCCTGAGCACCATCACTCGCTTCTACAGCCACCCTGTGCACTTTGTGTTCAGCGACACCAAGCTGGACGCCGTTCTGGAGGAGTTCAAGAAGG GTAAGTCCCACCTCGCCATCGTTCAGAAGGTGAATAACGAGGGAGAGGGCGATCCGTTCTATGAGGTGATGGGACTGGTGACTCTGGAGGACGTCATCGAGGAGATAATTAAATCCGAGATCTTGGATGAGTCTGAAGATTACA AGCAGAAGGTGAAGAAGAAGCGCCCCCCTGTGCAGCCCCCCTTGGTTCCCCGTGGGGAGGAAGATCTGTCCTTTTTCAGAGCAAGTGACATGGAGCAGAAGATCAAGATCTCCCCCCAGCTCCTTCTGGCAACACAGCGCTTCTTGTGCCAGG AGGTGGACCTGTTCAGCAACTCCCGCGTTTCTGAGAAGGTTCTCCTGCATCTGCTGAAGCTCCCGGGAGTCACCCAGGAGGTGAAGTTTGATGACAGCAATCGACTCTCCCCGGAACACTTCTTGTACCTGCGCAGCCAGCCTGTGGACTACTTCATCCTCATCCTGCAG GGCCGGGTGCAGGTAGAGATCGGGAAGGAAGGGCTAAGGTTTGAAAATGGAGCTTTCACCTACTACGGTGTTGCAGTcctgagtgcctgcctgtcag GTCACCAGTCTCCTTCCACCAGCCGTCATGTGAACGGACGTGGGCAGAGTGACCCCACAGAGCCTGTTTCCTACTGTCCAGACTACACTGTGCGAGCTCTATCTGACCTGCAGATCGTCAAG GTCTCCAGGCTGCAGTATCTGAATGCGCTCCGGGCCTCCCACACTCATAACCCACAGTCCACAGACAGCATAGAGCTGAAgatcctacccaccaaccaaacCAAGCTACTGAACGACAGGAACACAGGCTCAG TGACGACAACGATGCAGAAGACAGATCCTGAGGAGCAGAACCCTGGAACGTGA